Genomic segment of Terriglobales bacterium:
ACGCTTACTTCAGCGGCAAGCGCAGCCATCTATTCGTTGTGCCGGCAGCCGGCGGCGCAGTTCACGATATCACTCCCGGTGACCACGATGTCCCGCCGTTTTCGCTCGGCGGGCCGGACGACTATTCCTTCTCACCCGATGGACGGGAAATCGCCTACACCAGCAATCACGATCCGGTAGAAGCGATCAGCACGAATAACGACATCTTTATTGTTCCGGTCTCCGGTGGCGCGGCAAAAAAGATCAGCACCAGCCCGGGCAGCGATTCCACCCCGCTCTATTCTCCTGACGGCAAGTGGATCGCCTGGCGCATGCAAAAACGCGGCGGCTATGAGAGCGATCGCTTCCGCCTGGTCATCTACAACAGGAAGACGGGCGTGATTACCAAACTGACCGAGGGCTTCGACCGGTGGGTTGGCGCCTATGCCTGGGCTCCCGACTCGCAGAATCTCTACTTTGCGGCCGAGGATCAGGGCGAGGCCCCGATTTTTACCACCGACATCCATGGTGCTGCCGTCAAAGAGGTCGCCTCCGGCGAGTTCGATTCACTCGCAATCAGTCCTGACGGCAAGTCGCTCTATTTCGATTGCATGTCAGTGCAGCGGCCGAACGAGATTTGCAGCTTGCAACTGGCAGCACAGCCCTCCTGCGATTCCGGGCGCACAAAAGAACGTCCCGCGCCGATCACGCCGGCAGTTCCCAAATCTTGCTACTCGCCCGTGCAGGCCGTTTCTCACGTCAACGATCCCGTTCTCTCCCGCATCGCGATGTCTTCCCTGGAGCCGTTCTGGTTCACCGGAGCGGAACGGGCCAAAGTCCAAGGCTTTCTTATCAAGCCTCCCGATTTTGATTCCTCGAAGAAGTATCCTGTGAAATTCCTCATTCACGGCGGGCCGCAGGGCGCCTGGGGTGATTCCTGGTCCTACCGCTGGAACGCAGAATTATTCGCCGCCAATGGCTATGTAGTGATCATGGTGAATCCGCGCGGCTCCACAGGTTACGGCCAGCGGTTCATTGATGACATCAATGGAGACTGGGGCGGGCGCGCTTATGTTGATCTGATGACCGGTCTCGATTACGCCGAGAGGACGTATCCCTTTATCGACAAGCAGCGCGAGTGCGCTCTGGGCGCGAGCTACGGTGGCTACATGATCAACTGGATCCTGGGCCACACCAACCGCTTCCGCTGCCTCGTCTCGCACGATGGCATGTTCAACTCCATCTCCGCGTACGGCACCACCGAAGAACTCTGGTTCAACGAATGGGAATTCAAAGGCACACCCTGGACCAATCGCCCGCTCTATGAGAAGTGGTCGCCGAACAACTTCGCGACCAAATTCAAGACGCCCACACTCGTCATTCACGGCCAACTGGACTACCGCCTGGACGCCTCTGAAGGCTTTCAGCTATTCACCACTATGCAGCGGCTGAACGTGCCCTCGAAGATGCTCTATTTCCCCGACGAAGGACACTGGGTACTCAAACCACAGAACAGCCAGCTCTGGTACAAGACGGTGAATGACTGGGTGGATTCGTACCTGAAGAAGTGAGGCGATCAGCTGAGGGTGTCAGTAACTCCCGTGGACATCGGGCCGCGAGACTAATCATCATCTTCTTTGACTTTGGCCGCAGGGATTACAGCGTGCTTCGCCAGCGGCATCGGCTTCGCGCCCATGCGGTCCCGCCAGAGAATTTGATTGAGCAGGGCCGCATCCGCGCGGTCGGCGTGCGAAAAGTCCATCTTGCTGGACTCGCGGGCTCCCGGCGATCTCTCAGTATTCACTCGATAGAGAAGCCCATTGTCGCGGTTGCGATAATCGGCTCTGTAGGCCGGCTGTGTGCCCGGTCCGTGAAATAGCGGAGTCATCACCGGCGCGTGCGCGTCGTTGTTGTTCATCGGCGGCAAGCCAAGCAGCGCTTCCATGGTGTGAATCAGATTCACCGTGGTATAGAACTCGTGGTCGACAAACGGCTTGTCACTCGATCCCGGTGAGTATTTGCTGATCACAAAGGCGATGCTGCGGTGCGCATCAACGTGGTCAGAGCCATCCTGGGCATCATCTTCCAGGACGAAGATGGCAGTGTTCTCCCAATATTGGCTGTGTGATACGGCATCGACCACGCGGCCAAGGGCGAGATCGTTATCTGCAACTGCTGCCGATGGTGTGGCCCTGCCTGGACGGGTTCCTGAGGTGTGGTCGTTGCCCAATCGGAGAGTGATGAATGCCGGCATGCGATCCGGCCTAGCTGCCACGCTCTGTCCCTCTTCGTCTCTCTGCGCAGCCCAGGCGCGTTCGGAAGTCGTCATTTTCGTCTGCAGGCTCCACTGCTTGAACTCTCGCAGAAATTCATCCGCGCGAAGCTGATCTGGATATTCCAGGCGAAAATCGGGGAACCGTGGATCGAAGTGATCGCGCAGCTCAGGTTTGGTGGGAACATTGCGCGCGATGATCGGGATCTTCCACGGCCAGGGACTCTCCCCGCCCGGCGGATCGCCGACATTCGATTGAAGATGCGCGCCTTTCGCAATGAATTGCGATTTGCACTCTAGGCCCTCCGCCTGCGGCGTGCCTTCGGCGGGTGACTGCCATCCCTGCGG
This window contains:
- a CDS encoding S9 family peptidase, whose product is MLRSTCAVTLLLTFALLLTTLAAAQAKHPFTFEDMMALKRIGDPILSPDGHWILFGAADVNLEPNTKTSHLWVVPAAGGESRQITNGPGEDRGRWSPDGKEILFVSARDGVSQIWVQDFDSANGSLTGDLTKITSLSTGADGALWSPDGKTILFISEVYPDCPDDACNKSREEAKAKSKVKARVFTRLLYRHWNAYFSGKRSHLFVVPAAGGAVHDITPGDHDVPPFSLGGPDDYSFSPDGREIAYTSNHDPVEAISTNNDIFIVPVSGGAAKKISTSPGSDSTPLYSPDGKWIAWRMQKRGGYESDRFRLVIYNRKTGVITKLTEGFDRWVGAYAWAPDSQNLYFAAEDQGEAPIFTTDIHGAAVKEVASGEFDSLAISPDGKSLYFDCMSVQRPNEICSLQLAAQPSCDSGRTKERPAPITPAVPKSCYSPVQAVSHVNDPVLSRIAMSSLEPFWFTGAERAKVQGFLIKPPDFDSSKKYPVKFLIHGGPQGAWGDSWSYRWNAELFAANGYVVIMVNPRGSTGYGQRFIDDINGDWGGRAYVDLMTGLDYAERTYPFIDKQRECALGASYGGYMINWILGHTNRFRCLVSHDGMFNSISAYGTTEELWFNEWEFKGTPWTNRPLYEKWSPNNFATKFKTPTLVIHGQLDYRLDASEGFQLFTTMQRLNVPSKMLYFPDEGHWVLKPQNSQLWYKTVNDWVDSYLKK